The Heteronotia binoei isolate CCM8104 ecotype False Entrance Well chromosome 14, APGP_CSIRO_Hbin_v1, whole genome shotgun sequence genome has a window encoding:
- the SEC22B gene encoding vesicle-trafficking protein SEC22b: MVLLTMIARVADGLPLAASMQEDEQSGRDLQQYQSQAKQLFRKLNEQSPTRCTLEAGAMAFHYIIEKGVCYLVLCEAAFPKKLAFAYLEDLHSEFDEQHGKKVPTVSRPYSFIEFDTYIQKTKKLYIDSRARRNLSSINTELQDVQRIMVANIEEVLQRGEALSALDSKANNLSSLSKKYRQDAKYLNMRSTYAKLAAVAVFFIMLIVYVRFWWL, from the exons ATGGTGCTCCTCACGATGATCGCGCGGGTGGCGGACGGGCTGCCTTTGGCGGCCTCCATGCAGGAGGACGAGCAG TCAGGCCGTGACTTACAGCAGTACCAGAGCCAAGCCAAGCAGTTGTTCCGGAAGCTAAATGAGCAGTCTCCGACCAGGTGCACCTTGGAAGCAGGAGCCATGGCTTTTCA TTATATCATTGAGAAAGGAGTATGTTATCTGGTtctatgtgaagctgccttccccAAAAAACTGGCCTTTGCTTACCTGGAGGATTTGCACTCAGAATTTGATGAACAACATGGAAAGAAGGTGCCCACAGTGTCGAGACCCTATTCGTTCATTGAATTTG ACACTTATATCCAGAAAACCAAGAAACTTTATATTGACAGTCGTGCAAGAAGAAACCTGAGCTCCATAAACACAGAATTACAGGATGTGCAGAGGATCATGGTAGCCAACATTGAGGAAGTCTTACAGCGAGGCGAGGCACTTTCAG CTTTAGATTCCAAGGCCAACAACCTGTCCAGTTTGTCCAAGAAATATCGTCAGGATGCAAAGTATCTGAACATGCGCTCCACCTATGCCAAGCTCGCGGCTGTCGCTGTGTTTTTTATCATGCTGATTGTCTACGTGCGGTTCTGGTGGCTGTAA